A genomic segment from Candidatus Binatia bacterium encodes:
- a CDS encoding DinB family protein produces the protein MKTTEWLLAQLESEAPRTRRALENVPEGRDDWKPHDKSMPLGRLAMLVATIPTWVHLIVNQDELDVAPKAGHPDRKPLRTRRELVEAHEKAVDEARRALRATSDEHLKTPWRLLAGGDVKSEEPREVVLRDTMMHMAHHRGQLTVYLRLNDAPVPSIYGPTADDKQFA, from the coding sequence ATGAAGACGACCGAATGGCTCTTGGCGCAGCTCGAGAGCGAAGCGCCCCGCACCCGGCGCGCCCTGGAGAACGTGCCCGAGGGGCGTGACGACTGGAAGCCGCACGACAAGTCGATGCCGCTGGGCCGCCTGGCCATGCTGGTGGCCACGATCCCGACCTGGGTCCATCTGATCGTGAACCAGGACGAGCTCGACGTGGCGCCCAAGGCGGGGCATCCGGACCGAAAGCCCCTTCGCACGCGCCGGGAGCTGGTCGAGGCGCACGAGAAGGCGGTGGACGAGGCGCGGCGGGCCCTGCGCGCGACGAGCGACGAGCACCTGAAGACGCCCTGGCGCCTCCTCGCCGGCGGCGACGTGAAGAGCGAAGAGCCGCGCGAGGTCGTTCTCCGGGACACGATGATGCACATGGCGCATCACCGCGGGCAGCTCACGGTCTATCTGCGCTTGAACGACGCGCCCGTGCCCTCGATCTACGGTCCCACGGCCGACGACAAGCAGTTCGCGTAG